Genomic window (Corticium candelabrum chromosome 3, ooCorCand1.1, whole genome shotgun sequence):
gttttctgtgtgtctacaacgatcaaatgctagagtgattgacagaaaaataaagaagattgtttcaagagacagcaacataaacataaatagttgtaggtagaaccaagccctattggcttgggtagtatttagttgctttgcttagatggtgtataatagttcaatgtttgaaaatatatgtattgacagacagacagacagacagacagacagacagacaaatgaatgaatggacagaaagacagacagacaggaaagaCGAGACGGATAAACACAAGACAgatttacagacaaacaaacagacaatcagtATTTGTGTGAGATCAATTTTCTGTTCTCTGACAACCTTTAAATGCACACGAGACAAATGCatacattgtgttgtagatggtGTCTCTATTGGAATACATGTACCATGAGCTGGGTATTGTCACCGAGTTGAACATCAACCCTATTGTACTTCGTCGATTTTTGGTTAGTTGTCTTCTCTCATTACTACACAACACAGTGTTCACTGACTGATATGCCATGCCTTGTGTATTCAGCAAACTGTCCAGGCCAACTATCGAAACAATCCGTTCCACAACTTCAGGCATTGCTTTTGTGTAACCCAAATGGTATGACTTAgaatgcacacacgcacgcattcacgcgcgcacacacacacacacacacacacacacacacacacacacacacacacacacacacacacacacacacacacacacacacaaatggcaaatggataggGAGCTGCCGTTCATTACAGTTACGCCCTctagccagatggctgggttcctgtgtatgaagcaggagctatgggccgtgctaagcaatctcctggagcctggccaggtactccccggagcaccgactgcgacgccaactgtggtgtgggcacttgaagtcccacctggaccccagtgTCTTATGGACTTTGTTGTAGTTGGAGGCCTTTGCCCCCCTCCCGCCCCCAAGTCAAAgactaggtactcatttatactcctgagtcaagagaggcaattgtgtgtaagtttcttgcccaaggaaattatgccatagctcgccatcactgtgacttgaacctgcaaccatgcaaggtcccggatgtaaacactctatagaagactctctaaccaattgagccatcacaccacaccacacacacacacacacacacacacacacacacacacacacacacacaccaccaccaccaccaccaccaccaccaccacacgcacgcacacacacacacacgcacacacacacacacacacacaccaccaccacacgcacgcacacacacgcgcgcgcacacacacacacacacacacacacacacacacacacgagtcaAGCGTGGCACAAACTCTATATCATATTCTGTCTTACAGATGTACGGGATGATCCACTTCTGCAACCTGCCTGACATCATGAGCGTGTCCGATCTCGGCGTTCTCATCACAGCGTGTGTATGCCACGATCTTGACCATCCAGGCTTTAACAACGCGTGCGTTTGTGACGTGTTTGCAGTGGGTATGTTACGTTGGAGGTTGTTTTTACCGTTTGTGTTGACGTAGTTACCAGAAGAAAGCGAGAACTGAGCTGGCTGTTCGTTATAATAATGTGTCACCGTTGGAGAATCATCACTGTGCTGTTGCCTTTCGGATACTCGCTAATCCAGAATGTAATATTTTTTCAAATGTGCCTGAAAGCAAGTTTGACGAAATCAGATCGGTTGGTATAGTTTActcatgtgtacacacacacacacacacacacacacacacacacacacacacacacacacacacacacacacacacacacacacacacggggacacactcacacacacacgcactcacgcacacacacacacacacacacacacacacacgcacgcacacacacacacacacacacacacacacacgcacgcacgcacacacacacacacacgcacacacagacaaacacacacacacacacgcacacacagacaaacacacacacacacacatggacacacacacacacacacacacacacacacacacacacacacacacacacacacacacacacacacacacacacacacttctacAATGTTTATTGCATCTTTTTGCGTAGGGAATTCTCATGCTAATCTTGGGTACTGACATGGACAGGCACAAGGAACTTCTGGATCAATTCAAAGATCACCTATCGTCATTCTCATTCACAAACGAAGAGGACATGAACATTGTGAGGCTATGACTCAGTATTAGTGTAACATCTTCTCAAAGactttgtttgatttgttgtttttgcagCTCAAGATTATTCTTGTGAAATGCTGTGATATTTCTAATGAGGTGCGACCGATGGCAGTGTCAGACACATGGGCAGACTGTCTTTTGGAAGAATGCTTCCAACAGGTTtaataatacacacacgcgcgcgcgcgcgcgcacacgcacacacacaccactcaaacacacacacacacacacacacacacacacacacacacacacacacacacacacacacacagacacacgcacagacacacacagacacagacacacgcacagacacacacagacgcacgcacacacaccacacacacacacacacacacacacacacacacacacacacacacacacacacacatacacacacacaccagtctctctctctctctctcacacacacacacacacacacacacacacacacacgcttgtAAATCAAGTTGATTTCTATGATTCCTAAGGGCGATCGAGAGAAACAAGAGGGTCTTGACGTCTCATTTATTTCTGATCGAGACAAAGTATCGAAGCCCCAAGCTCAAGTCGGTTTCATCGGAAACGTCCTGATACCACTCTTTGAAGCTGTCACCAAGGTTACCAACTTTACAAAAATGTTGATCATACCAAACTGTTGATTATCGAGAGCATGTGTTGTGTAGCTGTTTCCACAGTTGGAGGACCCCATGATTGTACCCCTGCGAAGTGCACTCGAACGATACAGATTACAGGCACATCCAAAAAATATGGATTTGACCAAGGTGCatactgtttaattaattaatgtatactTTTTAAGGGATCCATGAtataagttgatattaaatatactgttaatattaacttgaaTGTTTTAATTGGACTCCAAGCTACATACTTTTAAGTTATTAAATatacaattaatatcaatttactCCCCCCTAAAATAGGCCTGGCTATGCCACTGATGTCAGACTGTGTATTTGCTGGACAGAAGTTATGATGATCTAATCAAATTATAAGACAGTAAATACATTATTGCTATTAAAAGTCTATTTTgtacgttgtgtgtgtgtgtgtgtgtgtgtgtgtgtgtgtgtgtgtgtgtgtgtgtgtgtgtgtgtgtgtgtgtctgtctgtctgtctgtctgtctctccgtctctctgtctctctgtctgtctctttctctttctctgtctgtctgtctgtctgtttgtctgtatgttcatctgtctgtctgtttgtccgtctgtccatctgtctgtctgtctgttcatctgtctgtctgtctgttcatctgtctgtctgtctgtctgtctgtctggtcatagagttagcgcttgttatcggtagagtaagcgttcaaataaaacgatctgtctgtctgtctgtctgtctgtctgtctgtccatctgtctgtctgtctgtctgtctgtctggtcataaagttagcgcttgttatcggtagagtaagcgttcaaataaaacgatctgtctgtctgtctgtctgtctgtttgtctgtttgtctgtctgtctgtctgtctgtctgtttgtctgtttgtctgtctgtctgtctgtctatcaatacatatattttcaaacattgaactattatacctCAACTGCAATATAGCTACATACTATAGTAAAGTCTAACTACCAGCAATTACAAGCTCCTAAAGTCTTCAAACTACAgctctgtctggctgtttgtctctctggctgtctgtctgtctgtctctctgtctgtccatctgtctatctgcctgtctattgtctctctgtctgcctgtctgtctgtctgtttgtctctttgtctgcctgtctgtctgtctgtttgactctctgcctgtctgtctgtttgtctctctgtctctttctctgtctgtctgtctctctgtctgtctgtttgtctctctgtctctctgtctgtctgaattgTATCCATGATGGCGAGACTGCTTGATTATTTATAGGAGGAGTCAAACGAGAAGTGATGGCAACAACACACAGGTGCACGATGATGTCTGGTCATTGTGGAGCAACTCAAATGCGTAGTTATTCAGTGCACGTTTGATGTATCCTATTTACGTTGATTGTGATGACAGTAAGTTGGAATGAATTTGTTTTACTTGCGTACTGTTGTGACTgaagactttgttgtttgttgttttactGTATaagtttatatcaatatgcTGTATGCTAAGAAGGCAAATATTTTGGAAAGGCAAATGTGAGTGTGCGCTAcgtcttgtgtttgtgtttagtgaTTGCCTCATTGGGAAATATCCCGGATGTATATGTTACTGTATGCACTTGCATCCATGCATACTAAAAATTGAGAGCAGGgggcaaacacacacatgaaaattaaaaataaaagcaaaaacaaaaattagaaaattaaaatggaaacaaaaaatttaaaatttaaaacaaaaaataaaaaaattaaataaaaaaattaaaaaataaaataaaataaataaaacaaaaataaaaaataaaataaaaaaacttaaattaaaaataaaataaaaaataaaattaaaaaaataaaataaaataataaaatataataaaatattaagaagattaaaattaaataaaataaaaataacaataataaaataaaaatttaaaaaaaataaaaataaaaaggaataaaatgtaaaaaataaaGTAAAAGAAAAACCTAGGACACaaatgaaaacacacacacacacacacacacacacacacacacacacacacacacacacacacacacacgtgacatcCCACGTGACACCCATCGAGCAACCCCCATCGCATCCACTCCCGACCTCGATTCAACAGCGAACGATCACCTCCCTCGCTCCACTCGATGTCTAACCCGTCCGACTCACCAGAGCGCCTCACACAATCCGACGACGAGCCACCGCCTCCATCTCCCACCCCATTGGACGACGCAAGTGGCGACCAATCAAAGCAGCTCGATGTAGCAACCCAAGCGCGTCTCGAGGCTCTCCTCGAAGCTGCCGGCATCGTCTCGAACACTCAGGAGGCACGCAGAGCGCTGGCCGACCCAGGAATTCTGCGCCGCTTGACGACGTCAGTCTCATCGGCTCTGGACGAGGCGACCGCCACTCTGTCGCGAATTCGAGCCGAGAGCGACGCGAGGGGGCCCCCGACGCGCACGTCGCTCGCCGAGGCGTGCGCGAACGGTAACTACGCGGCGGTTAGTCAGTATTTGAATGACAAGCGCGGCCTGCAGGATCTCACTCAAGAGGAGAGCGAGTCGTTGCTCAGTTTGGCCTGTTCGGCGGGGTATTTCGAGTTGGCGCAGGTTCTCGTGTCGATGCGGACGGCGAAGGAAGGAGAAGGCGGTGAGTGACGGTGTGGGGTCTCTCTTTCCAACTTTTTTGTGGGAGACGGACCACGCGCGCTAGACGGCGGCGAGCGAAGCGCACAGGCGCGGATATTCGAGTGCGAATACCGACTCGATACGAATTTAGTTCTCGCGTCGATGCGGACGGGGAAGGAAGGAGAAGGCGGTTAGACGATGATGTAACTCGTTTGGGGTTTCGTCCTTGCGTGATTGTCGAGTGGCGTGTGTatgtagcgcgcgctagacGGCGACGAAGCGCACGGTCTCGAACAGTCGAGAGCGTGGGGGCGCTGCGACTCGCGAAGAATTTTAGTTCTCGCATCGATGCGGATGGAAACGGAAGGAGAAAGCGGTGAGACGACGTTGTAACGCGATTGGGATCCCTTCCACGTGTGATTGACGATTTTAGTCGGTGATTTCTTTGTGGGGGCAAGCGCGCTAGGCGGCGAGCAAAGCGCACAGACACCTGAACGGTCGAGATGCAGAGTGCGATGTGTGGAAGGACGCGGAACGCGTGAGGCTAGAGATACGCGCGTTCTCGGTACACGTGGACACTTGCATGGTTGCATGAACGCCGGCCGGCAGTGTAGACGTTGGTTGGTTGTGTGGCTGAGTTGTGGAGTGAGTCGCTTTGTTTCTGGCGTGTTTGTAATGAGATGGATTGTAATGGTCACTGTCGCTTACTGTTAGGAGGCTGTTGATTGGCTTCTTATTTGTTTTTGATTTTTCTGGGtggtctgtctatttgtttgtttgtctctgtctgtctgtctctttgtctgtctgtctttttgtttgtctgtctgtctgccgtctgtctgtctgtttgtctctctttgtctgtctgtctgtctgtctgtctgtttgtctctctgtttgttgtttgtctgtctctttgtgtgtctgtctctttgtttgtttttatcttttgtctgtctgtctgtctgcctctgtctgtctgtttttctgtctgtctgtctctttgtctgtctgtctgtctgcctctttgtctgtctgtctttttgtttgtctgtctgtctgtttgtctgtctgtttgtctctctttgtctgtctgtttgtctctctgtttgttgtttgtctgtctctttgtgtgtgtctctcttgtttgtttttatcttttgtctgtctgtctgtctgcctctgtctgtctgtctgtctgcctctgtctgtctgtctgcctctgtctgtctctttgtctgtctgtctttgtctgtttgtttgtctgtctgtctgtctgtctcttcctgtctgtctgtttgtctctttgtgtgtctgtctgtctgtctgtttgtctctttgtttgttgtttgtctgtctctttgtgtgtctgtctgtttgtttggttgtttgttttttatcttttgtctgtctgtttgtctgtctctgtttttctatctgtctgtctctttgtctgtctgtttgtttgtcgttttgtctgtgtgtctgtttttctgtctgtttgtttgtcattttgtctgtttgtctgtctgtctgttttctgtttgtctctgtctgtttttctgtctgtctgtctctttgtgtgtctgtttgtttgtcagtttgtctgtctgtctctttgtcagtctgtctgtgtgtgcctgttATCTGTTCGTCTTATCCCTCTTTGTCATTCTTTCTCATCATCACAACTGTCTTGTCACCCATACTGTCATCTCTTTTCAGCTCTAAAACATGATTCTACGCCTTTGATGGAGGCTGCCAGTGGCGGTTATGTTGACATCGTCAAGCTACTAAACGCACACGGCGCTGAAGTGAATGCTCAGAGTGAGGCAGGCAACACTGCTCTCACATACGCAGCTTGCGGTGGCTACGAGGACGTCATTCAAGTTTGTGTATAAACCAAATGCTTTCAGCTTGTGCTTCATTTGTGTCTCTATTTGTAGGTGCTTTTAGAGGCTGGTGCTACGATTGAAGAGCAAAATGAGAGCGGCCACACTGCACTGATGGAAGCTGCTAGTGCTGGCCATATTAGCGTCGCTCGACTTCTTCTTACAAAAGGAGCCAACATCAACATGCACTCGAATGAATTCAAGGAGAGTGCGCTCACGCTAGCAGCATacaaaggtgtgtgtgtgtgtgtgtgtgtgtgtgtgtgtgtgtgtgtgtgtgtgtgtgtgtgtgtgtgtgtgtgtgtttgtctgggtgtgtgtctgtgtgtgtttgtctgtgtctgtgtgtctgtgtctgtttgtgtgtgtgtgtgtgtgtgtgtgtgtgtgtgtgtgtgtgtgtgtgtgtgtgtgcagtgttcgaaattcgGAAAAATGTTTAGTCGCCAAACAAATTTAGCGTCGTCCTCGGAGTCCCGATCATGCAAAAGGCATCGTTCTCGTGAGTTTACAAAGTAACAAATTGTACAATATTGACACAGGTGCATTTCATTCTCTAAATCGCTTTCTGTGGCAAGTCTTCTTCATCCTAAGTAAGACTACCCCCTCTCCTCTGCACTTTCTACATATTACACTACACTTTCTCTGTCATAATCACAACCTCTTATGTAAACACCCAAGAAGGCCAGGTTGCTTGTAATTATTAGTCATAA
Coding sequences:
- the LOC134176797 gene encoding high affinity cGMP-specific 3',5'-cyclic phosphodiesterase 9A-like, with translation MNSIKGASQPQPINVELPEMATLAVQQIDQRMGSGPSRKEIFVRIDKQEVQKVVFATDCPTADFKDLLASVAGVTWWSSITLQTASGDLVSVSPTVPSNEKRDAYLLKVQQEQGVRPGRVSNTDSVSSDEVKKMICDLENYVHADGIAKRSEVDQCKKELSEVRQQMSTGPVGPARCYNCSMVPDGDTGPMYTKYTLSDETAEHLKEPTFDIWHWVPNEMVSLLEYMYHELGIVTELNINPIVLRRFLQTVQANYRNNPFHNFRHCFCVTQMMYGMIHFCNLPDIMSVSDLGVLITACVCHDLDHPGFNNAYQKKARTELAVRYNNVSPLENHHCAVAFRILANPECNIFSNVPESKFDEIRSGILMLILGTDMDRHKELLDQFKDHLSSFSFTNEEDMNILKIILVKCCDISNEVRPMAVSDTWADCLLEECFQQGDREKQEGLDVSFISDRDKVSKPQAQVGFIGNVLIPLFEAVTKLFPQLEDPMIVPLRSALERYRLQAHPKNMDLTKEESNEK